The following proteins are co-located in the Lagenorhynchus albirostris chromosome 2, mLagAlb1.1, whole genome shotgun sequence genome:
- the TMEM59 gene encoding transmembrane protein 59 isoform X2 produces MAAAKGSLWVRAQLGLSPLLLLLTMALTGGSGTASAEAFDSVLGDTASCHRACQLTYPLHTYPKEEELYACQRGCRLFSICQFVDDGIDLNRTKLECESACTEAYSQSDEQYACHLGCQNQLPFAELRQEQLMSLMPKMHLLFPLTLVRSFWSDMMDSAQSFITSSWTFYLQADDGKIVIFQSKPEIQYAPQLEQEPTNLKEPSLSKMSYLHMRSSHAHRNYLEDGERDGFLRCLSLNSGWILTMTLVLSVMVLLWICCATVATAVEQYVPSEKLSIYGDLEFVNEQKLNRYPASSLVVVRSKGEDHEEAGPLPAKVNLAHSEI; encoded by the exons ATGGCGGCGGCGAAGGGGAGCCTCTGGGTCAGGGCCCAACTGGGGCTctcgccgctgctgctgctgctgactaTGGCCCTGACCGGAGGCTCGGGGACCGCTTCGGCTGAAGCTTTTGACTCGGTCTTGGGTGATACGGCGTCTTGTCACCGGGCCTGTCAGTTGACCTACCCCTTGCACACCTACCCCAAG GAAGAGGAGTTGTACGCATGTCAGAGAGGTTGCAGGCTGTTTTCAATTTGTCAATTTGTGGATGATGGAATTGATTTAAATCGGACCAAATTGGAATGTGAATCTG CATGTACAGAAGCATATTCCCAATCTGATGAGCAATATGCTTGTCACCTTGGTTGCCAGAATCAGCTGCCATTTGCTGAATTGAGACAAGAACAA ctcatgTCCCTGATGCCAAAAATGCATCTACTCTTCCCTCTAACTCTGGTAAGGTCATTCTGGAGTGATATGATGGACTCTGCACAGAGCTTCATAACCTCTTCGTGGACTTTTTATCTTCAAGCTGATGATGGAAAAATAGTTATATTCCAG TCTAAGCCAGAGATCCAGTATGCACCACAGTTGGAGCAGGAGCCTACAAATTTGAAAGAACCGTCACTAAGCAAAATGTcct ATCTTCATATGAGAAGTTCACATGCACATAGGAACTATCTTGAAGATGGAGAACGCGATGGTTTTTTAAGAtgtctctctct taaCTCCGGGTGGATTTTAACCATGACTCTTGTCCTCTCTGTGATGGTATTGCTCTGGATTTGTTGTGCAACCGTTGCTACAGCTGTGGAGCAGTATGTTCCCTCTGAG AAGCTGAGTATCTATGGTGACTTGGAATTCGTGAATGAACAAAAGCTAAACAGATATCCAGCTTCTTCTCTTGTGGTTGTTAGATCTAAAGGTGAAGATCATGAAGAAGCAGGGCCTCTACCTGCAAAAGTGAATCTTGCTCATTCAGAaatataa
- the TMEM59 gene encoding transmembrane protein 59 isoform X1: MAAAKGSLWVRAQLGLSPLLLLLTMALTGGSGTASAEAFDSVLGDTASCHRACQLTYPLHTYPKEEELYACQRGCRLFSICQFVDDGIDLNRTKLECESACTEAYSQSDEQYACHLGCQNQLPFAELRQEQLMSLMPKMHLLFPLTLVRSFWSDMMDSAQSFITSSWTFYLQADDGKIVIFQSKPEIQYAPQLEQEPTNLKEPSLSKMSSDLHMRSSHAHRNYLEDGERDGFLRCLSLNSGWILTMTLVLSVMVLLWICCATVATAVEQYVPSEKLSIYGDLEFVNEQKLNRYPASSLVVVRSKGEDHEEAGPLPAKVNLAHSEI; the protein is encoded by the exons ATGGCGGCGGCGAAGGGGAGCCTCTGGGTCAGGGCCCAACTGGGGCTctcgccgctgctgctgctgctgactaTGGCCCTGACCGGAGGCTCGGGGACCGCTTCGGCTGAAGCTTTTGACTCGGTCTTGGGTGATACGGCGTCTTGTCACCGGGCCTGTCAGTTGACCTACCCCTTGCACACCTACCCCAAG GAAGAGGAGTTGTACGCATGTCAGAGAGGTTGCAGGCTGTTTTCAATTTGTCAATTTGTGGATGATGGAATTGATTTAAATCGGACCAAATTGGAATGTGAATCTG CATGTACAGAAGCATATTCCCAATCTGATGAGCAATATGCTTGTCACCTTGGTTGCCAGAATCAGCTGCCATTTGCTGAATTGAGACAAGAACAA ctcatgTCCCTGATGCCAAAAATGCATCTACTCTTCCCTCTAACTCTGGTAAGGTCATTCTGGAGTGATATGATGGACTCTGCACAGAGCTTCATAACCTCTTCGTGGACTTTTTATCTTCAAGCTGATGATGGAAAAATAGTTATATTCCAG TCTAAGCCAGAGATCCAGTATGCACCACAGTTGGAGCAGGAGCCTACAAATTTGAAAGAACCGTCACTAAGCAAAATGTcct CAGATCTTCATATGAGAAGTTCACATGCACATAGGAACTATCTTGAAGATGGAGAACGCGATGGTTTTTTAAGAtgtctctctct taaCTCCGGGTGGATTTTAACCATGACTCTTGTCCTCTCTGTGATGGTATTGCTCTGGATTTGTTGTGCAACCGTTGCTACAGCTGTGGAGCAGTATGTTCCCTCTGAG AAGCTGAGTATCTATGGTGACTTGGAATTCGTGAATGAACAAAAGCTAAACAGATATCCAGCTTCTTCTCTTGTGGTTGTTAGATCTAAAGGTGAAGATCATGAAGAAGCAGGGCCTCTACCTGCAAAAGTGAATCTTGCTCATTCAGAaatataa